One genomic region from Patescibacteria group bacterium encodes:
- a CDS encoding helix-turn-helix transcriptional regulator: MEKQTTNKIKVYRAMRDMTQEELADKVGVTRQTIIAIEKNKYVPSLGLAFKISRVFDETIENVFQYQK; encoded by the coding sequence ATGGAGAAACAGACGACGAACAAGATTAAAGTTTATCGGGCGATGCGCGATATGACGCAAGAAGAATTGGCCGACAAAGTTGGCGTTACCCGCCAGACTATTATCGCGATTGAAAAAAACAAATATGTCCCGTCGCTGGGATTGGCGTTTAAAATCTCCAGGGTTTTTGATGAAACGATTGAAAATGTTTTTCAGTATCAAAAATAA
- a CDS encoding DUF2178 domain-containing protein translates to MNYQQFKRMKVLTASFVSATVAIAVVYNNIVLALAGVLIGLLFLFLVRRKTKAVLVDERIQNIGGRAARLTYTILTITIAFLSLVFIIIGRRLGEANYEMLGIILSYITLFSLAFYSLFYKYFSKKYGETDDEQD, encoded by the coding sequence ATGAATTACCAACAATTTAAAAGAATGAAAGTGCTGACCGCTTCTTTTGTCTCGGCCACAGTGGCCATAGCGGTTGTTTATAACAACATCGTTTTAGCTTTGGCCGGAGTATTAATCGGCCTGCTTTTCCTTTTCTTGGTCAGAAGAAAGACAAAGGCGGTTTTAGTGGACGAGAGGATTCAAAACATCGGTGGCCGTGCGGCCCGTTTGACTTACACAATTTTAACGATTACCATCGCTTTTCTTTCCCTGGTTTTCATTATAATCGGCAGACGGCTCGGAGAAGCAAATTACGAAATGCTGGGGATTATTTTAAGCTATATAACCTTATTCAGTTTGGCCTTCTATTCTCTTTTTTATAAATACTTCAGCAAAAAATATGGAGAAACAGACGACGAACAAGATTAA